Proteins from one Rosa chinensis cultivar Old Blush chromosome 7, RchiOBHm-V2, whole genome shotgun sequence genomic window:
- the LOC112177904 gene encoding uncharacterized protein LOC112177904, protein MVRGAGSEKFRSDIIDLVKLHTIDILALCEPRVQFSKAKDTLLSLGFTDYKIVEANAKISQPNGTAWTLTALYASPTNSVRSNLWKYLERLAFTHHLPWIFMGDFNELYSCVDKNFGTISGRIGGLKHWVDSNFLIDMGALATLGQTTELKRDWIELSVLAIGELIFLRLSSDIFLKLNQITVQSCYNYILIIIGDFVKKTTDLSHDLQQWNINIFGNIFKRKNHLLARIGGIQKATDRYLIPWLFPHIDDVDMSNLCLPVDMNEVKKAMFSIGGLKAPGYDGFLALFYQKFWSVYSADVFSTVQNAFNSSIIPAGLNHTIISLIPKVTGPQNMVQFRPISLCTTIYKVISKIIVARIRPLMQKLISPNQVDLSKAYDRLSWKFIESVLYETLLPEPLSKLIMSCISSTSFQICFNGELTDSFHAQRGIRQGDPLSPYIFVLCMEKLSHLIQSTVNVGVWKAVRASQSGPQISHLFFADDLMLFSEATVERACILKKCLDIFCSLSGQAVSYEKSLIFCSPNTNKDIATDISSICGSPLTSDLGKYLGMPLIHSRVNKFTYVSILDKVQSRLSAWKCKNLSLVGRLTLIQSVTVAIPNYAMQTARFPMSICDDLDKINRNFLWDDLESKKKVNWDIVCLPKSLGGLGVKKATDMNQAMLAKAGWRIFQNDPGLWASIYREKYFKNDDLFDKDYHYPKDCSSTWKSDSHGADLVKRGLIWRVGDDKKIKFWIDIWLPPLPLIHYALPGAFIDSNITLCSFWDANGWNIDLLFSLLPSGIVNQIVHIPPGFDGCGDDIQIWGCTSNGSFSVKSAYGIFFNDYTENNSPWKFIWSLPIPPKLKTFLWVLCHGKLPTNVQRARRHLTHDDSCPICHIASESLSHLFKDCPAVYCIWNSFSLPESVWNTFNMDWEGWLNAHLHCTTKISAGVQWCSVFVFICWYIWKWRNKNSLSGKIGAGGVIRSSSADWIKGFQVNLGICEVLDAETWGLYYGLRQALACHITKIEVESDSAILVKLILDSDVSIQPLGSLIDCCNALIKKFQSFSLKHIYRECNMVADCLAKNRAGPVSSEAQGEKKFEAPKPTYTYSKKTG, encoded by the exons ATGGTCAG AGGTGCTGGAAGTGAGAAGTTTAGGTCTGATATTATTGATCTTGTTAAACTACATACTATTGACATTTTAGCTCTTTGTGAGCCTCGTGTTCAGTTTTCTAAAGCTAAGGATACTTTGTTATCTCTTGGCTTTACTGATTATAAAATTGTTGAAGCTAATG CTAAAATCTCTCAACCAAATGGTACTGCTTGGACGCTTACTGCTCTTTATGCTAGCCCTACCAATTCAGTAAGAAGTAATCTGTGGAAGTATTTGGAACGTCTAGCCTTCACTCATCATCTTCCTTGGATTTTCATGGGAGACTTTAATGAGCTCTATTCTTGTGTTGACAAGAACTTTGGTACTATATCTGGTAGAATTGGAGGTCTGAAGCATTGGGTTGATAGCAACTTTCTTATTGATATGGGGGCTCTTGCTACACTTGgtcaaacaacagaattaaaGAGAGATTGGATAGAGCTTTCTGTACTTGCGATTGGAGAACTCATTTTCCTGAGGCTTTCATCAGAcatcttcctaaaattaaatCAGATCACTGTCCAATCCTGCTACAATTACATTCTAATAATTAT TGGAGACTTTGTTAAAAAAACCACCGACCTCTCCCATGATTTGCAGCAGTGGAACATCAATATATTCGGCAACatttttaaaaggaaaaatcatCTTCTTGCCCGCATTGGTGGCATTCAGAAAGCTACTGACAG ATACCTAATTCCATGGCTTTTCCCTCACATTGATGATGTTGATATGAGTAATTTGTGCCTTCCTGTTGACATGAATGAAGTTAAGAAAGCCATGTTCTCTATTGGTGGCCTGAAAGCTCCGGGCTATGATGGATTTCTAGCATTATTTTATCAAAAATTTTGGAGTGTTTATTCAGCTGATGTTTTTTCTACTGTGCAAAATGCCTTCAATTCTAGCATTATCCCTGCTGGCTTGAATCATACTATTATTTCCTTAATTCCTAAAGTTACTGGTCCTCAAAATATGGTTCAGTTCAGGCCTATCAGTCTATGCACAACAATTTACAAGGTTATTTCTAAGATCATTGTTGCAAGAATAAGACCTTTGATGCAGAAGCTTATCAGTCCCAATCAA GTAGATCTTTCTAAAGCCTATGATAGACTTAGCTGGAAATTTATTGAATCTGTTTTATATGAAACTCTTCTTCCTGAACCTTTAAGCAAGTTGATTATGAGCTGCATTTCATCCACTAGTTTTCAGATATGCTTCAATGGTGAGCTCACTGACTCTTTTCATGCTCAGAGAGGTATCAGACAAGGTGATCCTCTATCACCAtacatttttgttttgtgtatggAAAAGCTATCCCACTTAATTCAGTCGACTGTTAATGTTGGGGTTTGGAAAGCTGTGAGAGCTTCACAATCTGGACCTCAAATTTCCCATTTATTCTTTGCGGATGATCTCATGCTTTTCTCTGAAGCTACTGTTGAACGGGCCTGCATACTCAAGAAATGCCTTGATATTTTCTGCTCGTTATCTGGTCAAGCAGTGAGTTATGAAAAATCTCTTATTTTTTGTTCTCCTAATACTAATAAGGACATTGCTACTGACATCAGTTCCATTTGTGGGTCTCCTCTCACTTCTGATTTGGGAAAATATCTAGGTATGCCACTCATTCACTCAAGAGTCAATAAATTTACGTATGTCAGTATTCTTGATAAGGTTCAAAGTAGACTTTCGGCTTGGAAATGCAAAAATTTGAGCTTAGTTGGTCGATTAACTCTAATTCAGTCTGTGACTGTTGCCATTCCTAATTATGCCATGCAAACTGCTAGATTTCCTATGTCAATCTGTGATGATttggacaaaataaatagaaactTCCTTTGGGATGATTTAGAGAGCAAGAAAAAGGTGAACTGGGATATTGTTTGCTTGCCTAAATCTCTTGGAGGTCTTGGAGTAAAAAAAGCTACTGATATGAATCAGGCAATGCTAGCCAAGGCTGGATGGAGGATCTTTCAAAATGACCCTGGTTTGTGGGCCTCAATTTATAGAGAAAAGTACTTTAAAAATGATGATCTCTTTGACAAGGATTACCACTATCCAAAGGATTGTTCGAGTACATGGAAAAGTGACTCCCATGGAGCCGATTTAGTGAAACGAGGACTTATTTGGAGAGTTGGAGATGACAAGAAAATTAAATTCTGGATTGATATTTGGCTGCCTCCTCTACCACTCATACACTATGCTCTTCCTGGTGCCTTTATTGATAGCAATATTACTCTATGCTCTTTTTGGGATGCTAATGGTTGGAACATTGACCTGCTATTCTCGCTTCTTCCTTCTGGTATTGTTAATCAAATTGTTCACATTCCTCCTGGGTTTGATGGTTGTGGAGATGACATTCAAATTTGGGGTTGCACTTCGAATGGTTCTTTCTCTGTAAAGTCTGCCTATGGTATCTTTTTTAATGATTATACTGAGAATAACTCTCCTTGGAAATTCATCTGGAGTCTGCCGATTCCCCCGAAGCTGAAGACTTTTTTATGGGTGCTCTGTCATGGGAAGCTCCCGACTAATGTGCAGAGAGCTAGAAGACATCTTACTCATGATGACTCTTGTCCTATTTGTCACATAGCCAGTGAGTCATTATCTCATCTTTTTAAAGATTGTCCTGCTGTTTATTGTATATGGAACTCCTTCTCTTTGCCTGAATCTGTTTGGAACACCTTTAACATGGATTGGGAGGGTTGGTTAAACGCTCATCTCCACTGCACTACTAAAATAAGCGCTGGAGTTCAGTGGTGCTCAGTCTTTGTCTTTATTTGCTGGTATATCTGGAAGTGGAGAAACAA AAATAGTTTGTCTGGCAAAATTGGTGCTGGTGGTGTTATCAGATCTTCCTCTGCAGAttggatcaaagggtttcaagTAAACCTAGGCATTTGTGAGGTTTTGGATGCAGAAACATGGGGTTTGTATTATGGCCTTAGGCAAGCTCTTGCTTGTCATATTACTAAGATCGAGGTTGAGTCGGATTCTGCAATTTTGGTGAAACTTATTCTTGATAGTGATGTTTCTATCCAGCCTCTTGGCTCTCTGATTGATTGCTGCAATGCTTTGATCAAGAAGTTTCAATCTTTCTCCCTAAAGCACATCTATCGTGAATGCAATATGGTGGCAGATTGCCTTGCTAAGaacagggccggccctgtgagTTCGGAGGCTCAAGgcgaaaaaaaatttgaggcccCAAAACCAACATATACATACAGCAAGAAAACTGGGTAA